CAGCGCGCGGCCCGCCATCGCGGCTGGGTAGGCCGTGGCCAGCGCGAACACGATCGACCCCGCGGCCATCAGCGCCATCCCGAGCGCCAGCAGGCGCCGCGGCCCGAACCGGTCGGCGGCCGCGCCGACGGGCACCTGCAGCAGCGCGTAGAGCACGAGCTGCACCACGGAGAACGCGGCCAGCCCGGTCGCGTCGATCGAGAACCGCTCCTGGGCGGTGAGACCGGCGACCGAGAGGCTCATCCGGTGGAACAACGCAGTCAGGTAGCACAGCGCCCCCAGCCCCCACATCAGCCAAGCCCTGCCCGCGGCCACCGGATCACCTCCTGTTGCATCTATCTTGTATCTATCAGCCTCCTGGCTACGATGCGCGCATGTCAACGAGGGACCGCTCACAGGCGGCCGGCGACCGGGCCTACCAGTGGACCAAGGACCGCATCCTGGACGGCCGCCTCGAAGGCGGACGGCTGATCAGCGAGGGCGAGGTCGCCGAGGCGCTGGAGCTGTCCCGCACCCCGGTCCGCGAGGCGTTCCTGCGGCTGTCCGCCGAAGGCCTGCTCCGGCTCTACCCGAAGCGCGGCGCGCTGGTCGTCCCGGTGTCACCCAACGAGGTGCACGACATCGCCGAGGCCCGGATCTTCCTGGAGCGACACGCGGCCGCGAAGATCATCGCCGCCGGGACGCACCGCGAGGTCGCCACGAAGATGCGCGCCGTGCTCGACGAGCAGCGCGCCGTGTCGATGCCCGAGCACACCGCCCGCTTCACCCAGCTCGACCGCGAGTTCCACGCGACGCTCGTCGAGGCCGCGGGCAACGCCCTGCTCGCCGAGTTCTACTCCGGCCTGCGCGACCGCCAGCTGCGGATGGTCAACACCGCGCTGCGGGACAACACGGTGCGCCCGCCGATCATCCTGGCCGAGCACGAGCGCATCTGCGACCTGCTCGCCGACGGCGACGCCGAGCCCCTGCAGGCGCTGATCGGCAACCACATCGCCGCCGTCCGGGACGAAGCCGCGCACTGACCCCGCCGCTAAGGCACCGACGCGAGGAAAGCCCGCACGCGGTCCAGGAGCGTCCCCGCCGCTTCGGCGGCGTGCGCGGGAAGCGAGGAGTCGGCGAAGAGGTGCTGGTCGCCGGGGTAGACGAACAACTCCGCGTGCGGGGTGGAACTGGCGAGCTCACGCGCCGAGGGCAGGTCCTCCTCGAAGTACTCGTCGGCTTCGGCCGGCTCGTAGTCCGGGGATCGCCGAGGCTGAGGCGCTGGGACCGGCACTCGTGTACGCCGGGTTTCTCGTTCGGCGTCACGATCGGATGGGCGCTGACCAGCCCGGCCCAGGTGGAGGCGATCGGGCACCCGTTGCGCACTCGGATCCTGCAGTTGCTGCGCGAGCGAGCCGCGACCGTGAGCGAGTTCGCGGCCGCGTGGTAACGCCCCAAGAGCACGGTCGCCCATCACGTGCAGGTCCTCACGACCGGCGGGCTGCTCCAGGTGGTGCACGCGGCCGGTCCGGGCGATCGAGGAACGGTTCTACGGCCGCACCGCTCGTATGTTCTTCGTCGCGAGCGTTCTGAGTACCAGTCGGCCCAGCTTGCCCAGCCAGACTTCCACACAATATAGTCCACATGGAATAACCGGTCTGGAGCGATCATGGCTTCCCCGAAACTGACTCCGATGGCGATGGCCGTACTGGAACTGCTGCACGAGCGGCCGATGCACCCGTACGAAATGACCCAGCTGATGCGCGACCGCCACCTGGACAACCGGGTCGCGGTGAAGGCGGG
The window above is part of the Amycolatopsis thermoflava N1165 genome. Proteins encoded here:
- a CDS encoding GntR family transcriptional regulator, translating into MSTRDRSQAAGDRAYQWTKDRILDGRLEGGRLISEGEVAEALELSRTPVREAFLRLSAEGLLRLYPKRGALVVPVSPNEVHDIAEARIFLERHAAAKIIAAGTHREVATKMRAVLDEQRAVSMPEHTARFTQLDREFHATLVEAAGNALLAEFYSGLRDRQLRMVNTALRDNTVRPPIILAEHERICDLLADGDAEPLQALIGNHIAAVRDEAAH